In a single window of the Streptomyces sp. 846.5 genome:
- a CDS encoding salicylate synthase: MRTDDSVRYREVHLPPPRDPLLIVAQLARSGWFDQYLVYESDQAWHFAGGSLACLRLSRDWAVVRQVGGPTRRVPCTGNPLGVVEQFLATTGIAGWRAYGWAAFEMAQLLAGAGDQVGDADLLHLVVPQTEVRITAEGMVLRSTDPQLLDALTQSLLDDHSVPDHTADPDVAVDVAVEDSRNYRAAVAAAVLDIRAGLLEKVIISRVVEVGAAVDLVGSYVAGRRNNTPARSFLLDLGRMRAAGFSPETVVVVSPEGRVSTQPLAGTRARTGSPARDRELCAELLADPKEIYEHAVSVKLAWDEVAAVCEPDSVGIGEFMAVRERGSVQHLASTVSGRLPVHGRMWTAFAALFPAVTATGIPKRPAYELIRRLEGQERGLYAGAVMVCDSEGSLDAALVLRSIFQEGDRTWLQAGAGIVGQSLPEREHEETCEKLRSVARCLVSARTAQSLPTG; encoded by the coding sequence ATGAGGACCGACGATTCCGTTCGCTATCGGGAGGTTCACCTCCCGCCGCCGAGGGACCCGCTGCTCATCGTCGCGCAGTTGGCGCGTTCGGGGTGGTTCGACCAGTACCTGGTCTACGAGAGCGACCAGGCCTGGCACTTCGCCGGCGGCAGCCTGGCCTGTCTGCGGTTGTCCCGCGACTGGGCGGTGGTGCGGCAGGTCGGCGGGCCGACCCGGCGGGTTCCGTGCACGGGCAACCCGTTGGGGGTCGTCGAGCAGTTCCTCGCGACGACCGGTATAGCCGGCTGGCGTGCGTACGGCTGGGCCGCCTTCGAGATGGCGCAGCTGCTGGCCGGTGCGGGGGACCAGGTGGGGGACGCGGACCTGCTGCACCTGGTGGTGCCGCAGACCGAAGTGCGCATCACCGCTGAGGGCATGGTGCTGCGGTCGACCGATCCGCAGCTGCTGGACGCGCTGACGCAGAGCCTGCTGGACGACCATTCCGTCCCCGACCACACAGCCGACCCGGACGTCGCGGTCGACGTGGCCGTCGAGGACAGCCGCAACTATCGGGCGGCCGTCGCGGCAGCCGTGCTGGACATCCGCGCCGGACTGCTGGAGAAGGTCATCATCTCGCGCGTCGTCGAGGTCGGGGCCGCGGTGGACCTGGTCGGCAGTTATGTCGCCGGTCGCAGGAACAACACCCCGGCCCGCTCCTTCCTGCTCGACCTTGGCCGGATGCGCGCGGCCGGGTTCAGCCCGGAGACCGTCGTGGTGGTCTCGCCCGAAGGGCGGGTCTCCACCCAGCCGCTGGCGGGCACCCGCGCCCGGACCGGTTCGCCCGCCCGCGACCGGGAGTTGTGCGCCGAACTCCTGGCCGATCCCAAGGAGATCTACGAACACGCGGTCTCGGTGAAGCTCGCCTGGGACGAGGTCGCCGCCGTGTGCGAACCCGACTCGGTGGGCATCGGCGAGTTCATGGCCGTTCGGGAACGCGGCAGCGTGCAGCACCTCGCCTCGACCGTCAGCGGCCGGCTGCCCGTCCACGGCCGCATGTGGACCGCCTTCGCGGCGCTCTTCCCCGCCGTCACCGCCACGGGAATCCCCAAGCGTCCCGCCTACGAGCTCATCCGCCGACTGGAGGGCCAGGAACGCGGCCTGTACGCGGGAGCGGTCATGGTCTGCGACAGCGAGGGCAGCCTGGACGCGGCGCTGGTGCTGCGCAGCATCTTCCAGGAGGGCGACCGCACCTGGCTGCAGGCCGGAGCCGGCATCGTGGGCCAGTCGCTTCCCGAGCGTGAGCACGAGGAGACCTGCGAGAAACTGCGCAGCGTCGCCCGCTGTCTGGTGTCCGCCCGCACAGCGCAGTCGCTGCCGACCGGATGA
- a CDS encoding extracellular solute-binding protein, whose product MRSPASVSRSRTSRNRSARTRIVVSALACTLVAGVTAGCGSGGSGSASGSGTIHILVYGDTGNTVEKQIVDTFNKTSKVKAVLDTIPGANYQQKLQTIINTPQAPDVFFNWGGGSIAPFVKDGLLLPLDSFIAADPNLKSAFLPSVFNTAVIGGKAYGVPMRGTQPVLLFDNKKVLADAGLTPPASWDQLIADVQTLKAKGKTPIALGGGDQWPTLMWFEYLYDRVAGPGLFEKALGGDTSAWASADSQKALGMLKQLVDAGAFGSTFDSVKFTDGGSPALLAKGKAGFELMGSWEYATQKAANPDFTKTDLGYSNFPTITGGTGDPNDVVGNTNNFYSVLKNTKHPDAVAQFLKLMYSDEFVKAQLGIGNLPTTTNTPQFLTTSTDPAYDTYQYNLVKQAPSFQLSWDQAYPPSATTVMHQAVQQFMDGKMDAAAFIKAMQSLPTS is encoded by the coding sequence ATGAGATCCCCCGCTTCCGTGTCTCGCAGCCGTACGTCCCGCAACAGATCCGCTCGCACGAGAATCGTCGTATCCGCCCTGGCATGCACTCTTGTGGCGGGGGTGACCGCCGGCTGCGGCTCCGGCGGGAGCGGCTCCGCGAGCGGCTCGGGCACCATCCACATCCTGGTCTACGGGGACACCGGCAACACGGTGGAGAAGCAGATCGTCGACACCTTCAACAAGACCTCCAAGGTCAAGGCGGTCCTGGACACCATCCCCGGCGCCAACTACCAGCAGAAGCTGCAGACCATCATCAACACCCCGCAGGCCCCGGACGTCTTCTTCAACTGGGGTGGCGGCAGCATCGCGCCCTTCGTCAAGGACGGCCTGCTGCTGCCGCTGGACAGCTTCATCGCCGCCGACCCGAACCTCAAGTCCGCCTTCCTGCCCTCGGTGTTCAACACCGCGGTGATCGGCGGCAAGGCCTACGGGGTCCCCATGCGCGGCACCCAGCCGGTGCTGCTCTTCGACAACAAGAAGGTGCTCGCCGACGCCGGCCTCACCCCGCCCGCCAGCTGGGACCAACTGATCGCCGACGTGCAGACGTTGAAGGCCAAGGGCAAGACCCCGATCGCGCTCGGCGGCGGGGACCAGTGGCCGACGCTGATGTGGTTCGAGTACCTCTACGACCGCGTCGCGGGCCCCGGGCTGTTCGAGAAGGCACTCGGCGGCGACACCAGTGCCTGGGCGAGCGCCGACAGCCAGAAGGCCCTGGGCATGCTCAAGCAGCTGGTCGACGCGGGCGCCTTCGGCAGCACCTTCGACTCGGTCAAGTTCACTGACGGCGGGTCACCCGCGCTGCTGGCCAAGGGCAAGGCCGGGTTCGAGCTGATGGGCTCGTGGGAGTACGCGACCCAGAAGGCCGCCAACCCGGACTTCACCAAGACCGACCTCGGCTACAGCAACTTCCCCACCATCACCGGTGGCACCGGCGACCCCAACGACGTCGTCGGCAACACCAACAACTTCTACTCGGTGCTGAAGAACACCAAGCACCCCGACGCGGTCGCGCAGTTCCTCAAGCTCATGTACTCCGACGAGTTCGTGAAGGCGCAGCTGGGCATCGGCAACCTGCCCACCACCACCAACACCCCGCAGTTCCTGACGACCTCCACCGACCCGGCGTACGACACGTACCAGTACAACCTGGTCAAGCAGGCGCCCTCGTTCCAGCTCTCCTGGGACCAGGCCTACCCGCCCTCGGCGACCACCGTGATGCACCAGGCCGTGCAGCAGTTCATGGACGGCAAGATGGACGCCGCCGCGTTCATCAAGGCCATGCAGAGCCTGCCGACCTCATGA
- a CDS encoding sugar ABC transporter permease, translating to MTSTTTTLAAAAGRRRAVRSGVGATRPGLAWAVPATVFFSLFAIVPLVLVAVLSFTGWNGIGAPKWIGLSNWTALWHDPVMLKSLWLSALLTTLGVVIQTPISILLGVWAAGHQRNRAVLSAIYFVPLLLSVTAVSVLWRALLDPNFGIPSDAGWLFGNGNLLGTQSGSIGVLAFVGAWQWTPLHTLIYQGGARAVPQVLYQAAAIDGAGTVRQFFHITLPQLRNTIITSMVLMVVGGLTTFDTVLILTQGGPGTDTTISAYYMYQQGFLSFDFGGASAIALVLVVVATLISLVMVRLTGYDRMNSTAEGL from the coding sequence ATGACCAGCACGACCACCACCCTCGCCGCCGCGGCAGGACGCCGCCGCGCGGTACGCAGCGGCGTCGGGGCCACCCGCCCGGGCCTGGCCTGGGCGGTGCCCGCGACCGTCTTCTTCAGCCTGTTCGCGATCGTTCCACTGGTCCTGGTCGCGGTCCTCTCCTTCACCGGCTGGAACGGGATCGGCGCGCCGAAGTGGATCGGGCTGTCCAACTGGACCGCGCTCTGGCACGACCCGGTCATGCTCAAGAGCCTGTGGCTGAGCGCGCTGCTGACCACGCTCGGCGTGGTGATCCAGACCCCGATCAGCATCCTGCTGGGGGTGTGGGCCGCCGGGCACCAGCGCAACCGCGCGGTCCTGTCGGCGATCTACTTCGTCCCGCTGCTGCTCTCGGTGACCGCGGTCTCGGTGCTGTGGCGGGCCCTGCTCGACCCCAACTTCGGGATCCCCTCCGACGCGGGCTGGCTGTTCGGCAACGGCAACCTGCTCGGCACCCAGAGCGGCTCCATCGGTGTGCTGGCCTTCGTCGGCGCCTGGCAGTGGACCCCGCTGCACACCCTGATCTACCAGGGCGGCGCCCGCGCCGTCCCGCAGGTGCTCTACCAGGCCGCGGCGATCGACGGGGCGGGGACGGTGCGTCAGTTCTTCCACATCACCCTGCCGCAGCTGCGCAACACGATCATCACCTCCATGGTGCTGATGGTGGTCGGCGGGCTGACCACCTTTGACACCGTGCTGATCCTCACCCAGGGCGGCCCCGGCACCGACACCACCATCAGCGCCTACTACATGTACCAGCAGGGCTTCCTGAGCTTCGACTTCGGCGGTGCCTCGGCCATCGCCCTGGTGCTGGTGGTGGTCGCCACGCTGATCTCGCTGGTCATGGTCCGGCTGACCGGCTACGACAGGATGAACAGCACCGCGGAGGGACTGTGA
- a CDS encoding ATP-binding protein, whose product MRLPAHPASCSLARELTLELLQSWGLTALGEAAAQLVAELAANSIIHSGGSTLRLRVVRRGGSVRIEVRDPSQQLPLLIIGGDVEDDHGRGMHVVDALADRWGADLLPYGKGVWCDLHIPRG is encoded by the coding sequence ATGCGCCTACCCGCTCATCCGGCGTCATGTTCACTCGCGCGCGAGCTCACCCTTGAGCTCCTCCAGTCCTGGGGACTGACCGCTCTCGGCGAGGCCGCCGCGCAGTTGGTGGCCGAGCTCGCCGCGAACTCGATCATCCACAGCGGCGGCAGCACCCTGCGGCTGAGGGTGGTCCGGCGCGGGGGCTCAGTCCGGATCGAGGTCCGGGACCCCTCGCAGCAGCTGCCGCTGCTGATCATCGGTGGCGATGTCGAGGACGACCACGGGCGCGGGATGCATGTGGTCGACGCCCTTGCCGACCGCTGGGGAGCGGACCTGCTCCCCTACGGCAAGGGCGTCTGGTGCGACCTGCACATCCCGCGCGGTTGA
- a CDS encoding endo-1,4-beta-xylanase, translated as MKAHAQHLSQHPEPRPARTSVRRGLFAAAATVAAGALLLTALGTQAGAAGTSLKTLAEAKGIYFGTALTQSNLSNSTLTAVASSQFDMVTPGNEMKWDTTEPSNGSYNFAPGDAIVSYAQANGMRVRGHNLVWHSQLPSWVSSLPTAQVQAAMESHITTEATHYKGKVYSWDVVNEPFNDDGTLRQDAFYTAMGSGYIADALRTAHAADPSAKLYLNDYNIEGENAKSDAMYSLVASLKSQGVPIDGVGLESHFILGQVPSTMKANMQRFTALGVNVAVTELDDRIQLPATAANLAQQATDYTTVINDCLGVSGCVGVSQWGVGDADSWIPGFFSGYGAATMYDNNYQPKPAYNASVTALGGAGSTSSPSVSASASASASASPTTGPTGAAGPCKVADVVNAWNTGLTENITITNTGTTTVNGWSLGFTLASGQTVTSAWNATISPSTGTVRATNLSYNGTLAPGAATTIGFQATHTGNTAAPASFTLNGTACSAG; from the coding sequence GTGAAAGCACACGCCCAGCACCTCTCGCAGCACCCCGAACCGCGCCCCGCCCGCACCTCCGTCCGGCGCGGCCTCTTCGCCGCGGCGGCCACCGTCGCGGCCGGAGCGCTGCTGCTCACCGCCCTGGGCACGCAGGCCGGCGCGGCGGGGACCAGCCTGAAGACCCTGGCCGAGGCGAAGGGCATCTACTTCGGCACCGCCCTCACCCAGTCCAACCTGAGCAACTCCACCCTCACCGCCGTCGCCTCCAGCCAGTTCGACATGGTGACCCCGGGCAACGAGATGAAGTGGGACACCACCGAGCCGTCGAATGGAAGTTACAACTTCGCGCCCGGCGACGCGATCGTCTCCTACGCCCAGGCGAACGGTATGCGCGTGCGCGGCCACAACCTGGTCTGGCACAGCCAACTGCCCTCCTGGGTGAGCAGCCTGCCCACCGCCCAGGTGCAGGCCGCCATGGAGAGCCACATCACCACCGAGGCCACCCACTACAAGGGCAAGGTCTACTCCTGGGACGTGGTCAACGAGCCCTTCAACGACGACGGGACGCTGCGGCAGGACGCCTTCTACACCGCCATGGGCAGCGGCTACATCGCCGACGCGCTGCGCACCGCCCACGCCGCGGACCCCAGCGCCAAGCTCTACCTGAACGACTACAACATCGAGGGCGAGAACGCCAAGAGCGACGCGATGTACAGCCTGGTCGCCTCGCTCAAGTCGCAGGGCGTCCCGATCGACGGCGTGGGGCTGGAGAGCCACTTCATCCTCGGCCAGGTGCCGTCGACGATGAAGGCCAATATGCAGCGCTTCACCGCGCTCGGGGTGAACGTCGCCGTCACCGAGCTGGACGACCGCATCCAACTCCCGGCCACCGCCGCCAACCTGGCCCAGCAGGCCACCGACTACACCACCGTGATCAACGACTGCCTCGGCGTCAGCGGCTGCGTGGGCGTCTCCCAGTGGGGCGTCGGCGACGCCGACTCCTGGATCCCGGGCTTCTTCTCCGGGTACGGCGCGGCGACCATGTACGACAACAACTACCAGCCCAAGCCTGCCTACAACGCCTCGGTGACGGCGCTGGGCGGGGCCGGGTCCACCAGCTCCCCGTCGGTGTCAGCATCGGCTTCCGCCTCCGCCTCCGCGTCGCCGACGACCGGTCCGACCGGGGCGGCCGGGCCCTGCAAGGTCGCTGACGTGGTCAACGCCTGGAACACCGGTTTGACCGAGAACATCACCATCACCAACACCGGCACCACTACCGTCAACGGCTGGTCCCTGGGCTTCACGCTGGCCTCCGGACAGACCGTCACCTCGGCCTGGAACGCCACGATCAGCCCCTCCACCGGGACCGTCAGGGCGACCAATCTCAGCTACAACGGCACCCTGGCCCCCGGCGCCGCCACCACGATCGGGTTCCAGGCCACCCACACCGGGAACACCGCAGCCCCGGCCTCCTTCACCCTCAACGGCACTGCCTGCAGCGCAGGCTGA
- a CDS encoding methyltransferase, with product MSRYVFDSSAVQAPERFSALETCYDPVSRLRLAQTGVGAGWHCLEVGGGGGSLGAWLADVVGPGGQVLLTDLVPQAEGPLSERPNLTVARHDIVNDVLPDAAFDLVHARLVLLHLPQRREVLDRLVSALKPGGRLVLEEFDCGWIPVLSAPDPGAAGLFDKVHTHLMRLLTEAGADPLWGRRVYGAMFQAGLTDLAATTYAEAWAGGSSGIQLHRVNTEQVEDRLLAGGITFGELRDFWSLLKDPAFAVNSYPLVTVCGRRPR from the coding sequence ATGTCCCGCTATGTGTTCGACAGCTCGGCTGTTCAGGCGCCGGAGCGCTTCAGCGCGCTGGAGACCTGCTACGACCCGGTGTCGCGGCTGCGCCTCGCGCAGACCGGGGTCGGGGCCGGCTGGCACTGTCTGGAGGTGGGGGGTGGTGGGGGGTCCCTCGGGGCCTGGCTTGCCGATGTCGTGGGCCCCGGCGGGCAGGTCCTGCTCACCGATCTCGTTCCGCAGGCCGAGGGCCCGCTGAGCGAGCGTCCCAACCTGACGGTCGCCCGGCACGACATCGTCAACGACGTCCTGCCCGACGCTGCCTTCGACCTCGTCCACGCCCGGCTGGTCCTGCTGCATCTGCCGCAGCGCCGCGAGGTCCTGGACCGGTTGGTGTCGGCGCTGAAGCCTGGCGGCCGGCTGGTCCTGGAGGAGTTCGACTGTGGCTGGATTCCGGTGCTCTCCGCTCCGGATCCCGGTGCGGCCGGGCTGTTCGACAAGGTCCACACCCACCTGATGCGGTTGCTGACCGAGGCCGGGGCCGATCCGCTGTGGGGCCGCCGGGTCTACGGCGCCATGTTCCAGGCCGGGCTGACGGACCTCGCGGCCACGACCTATGCCGAGGCGTGGGCCGGCGGCAGTTCCGGCATCCAGCTGCACCGGGTCAACACCGAGCAGGTCGAGGACCGGCTGCTGGCCGGCGGCATCACCTTCGGCGAGCTGCGGGACTTCTGGTCCCTCCTGAAGGACCCGGCATTCGCCGTCAACTCCTACCCCCTGGTCACGGTCTGCGGGCGTCGACCGCGGTAG
- a CDS encoding peptidoglycan-binding protein — translation MARWKALPGGLDPAVVEFVGELRRAKDGSGLSLRRLAARTGYSASSWERYLGGRLLPPREAVEALAGVAEVAGEEQARLLARYEMAADAWQRDQPEGSAQQGQDATTGHGPLDRVADTPDQAVPALAVTDRHGREARLQLLVTAVVSAAVGATVATLVVLAVRSPTVINTTSTTAVVRQPVAYACNYVRTAGLWYAGNSTTRTDPLEVDMSGTAVAELQCLLRRAGISPGGIDGNFGPLTEAAVIKAQKTFGLGVDGQVGPQTWAALRG, via the coding sequence GTGGCGCGTTGGAAGGCGCTGCCCGGTGGGCTTGACCCGGCGGTCGTGGAGTTCGTGGGCGAGCTGCGTCGTGCGAAGGACGGCAGTGGGTTGAGTCTGCGGCGGCTTGCCGCCCGCACCGGCTACAGCGCCTCGTCGTGGGAGCGCTATCTCGGCGGACGGCTGCTGCCGCCGCGCGAGGCGGTGGAGGCGCTGGCCGGGGTGGCCGAAGTGGCCGGGGAGGAGCAGGCACGGCTGCTGGCGCGGTACGAGATGGCAGCGGATGCCTGGCAGCGGGACCAGCCCGAGGGCTCCGCGCAGCAGGGACAGGACGCCACCACCGGCCACGGCCCGCTCGACCGCGTCGCGGACACGCCCGACCAGGCCGTTCCTGCCCTCGCAGTGACTGACCGTCACGGCAGGGAGGCGCGTCTCCAACTGCTCGTGACTGCCGTGGTTTCGGCGGCTGTGGGCGCGACAGTCGCGACGCTGGTCGTCCTGGCGGTCCGGAGTCCGACTGTGATCAACACCACCAGTACGACCGCGGTGGTGAGGCAGCCGGTCGCGTATGCCTGCAACTACGTCCGCACAGCAGGACTCTGGTACGCCGGGAACAGCACCACCCGGACCGACCCACTCGAAGTCGACATGTCCGGTACCGCGGTGGCCGAGCTGCAGTGCCTGCTGCGACGTGCGGGGATCTCCCCCGGCGGCATCGACGGCAACTTCGGCCCATTGACCGAGGCCGCGGTCATCAAGGCGCAGAAGACGTTCGGGTTGGGCGTCGACGGACAGGTGGGACCGCAGACCTGGGCGGCGTTGCGCGGATGA
- a CDS encoding XRE family transcriptional regulator, with protein sequence MTDTPSECARLGAELHLLRERSGLTLSALAAKSPYSRSSWQRYLAGQALPPWPAVQTLCGLADEPEPRLRALWELADSAWSRRTATHATPSDQSTPSVPSSVPSVLSVPSAPSTEPDRPESPPVTDVRTGMPTGEPSPRRARKRWAIGVASGAVAVLAYTALAVSAAADRAPSGQSMVGFHVGCTGTACNGLDPGTTLCGVEPQTLLHVQTATGVGLEIRYNPLCQAAWARVWNAATDDTLTFSTPGQPSQSTTVSHPSNIDPFSYTPLVAVAGKSLPLKACVTISPGKVVECYTAPPP encoded by the coding sequence ATGACCGACACTCCATCCGAATGCGCGCGCCTGGGCGCCGAACTGCACCTGCTGCGCGAGCGCAGTGGGCTGACGCTGTCCGCGCTGGCCGCCAAGTCGCCCTACAGCAGGTCGTCCTGGCAACGCTATCTGGCGGGGCAGGCCCTCCCGCCCTGGCCGGCCGTGCAGACCCTGTGCGGCCTGGCCGATGAGCCAGAACCGCGGCTGAGGGCCCTGTGGGAGCTGGCCGACTCCGCCTGGAGCCGGCGCACCGCGACGCACGCGACCCCATCGGACCAGTCAACCCCATCGGTCCCGTCGTCGGTCCCGTCGGTCCTGTCGGTCCCGTCCGCCCCATCGACCGAGCCGGACAGGCCGGAGAGCCCACCGGTCACCGACGTCCGGACCGGGATGCCGACCGGCGAGCCTTCACCCCGACGGGCCCGGAAGCGGTGGGCGATCGGCGTCGCCTCGGGCGCCGTCGCGGTGCTGGCGTACACCGCCCTCGCGGTCTCTGCCGCGGCTGACCGGGCCCCTTCCGGACAGTCCATGGTGGGCTTCCACGTCGGCTGTACGGGAACCGCCTGCAACGGACTGGACCCGGGGACGACGCTGTGCGGAGTCGAACCGCAGACCCTGCTCCACGTCCAGACCGCGACCGGAGTCGGGCTGGAGATCCGCTACAACCCGCTCTGCCAGGCTGCCTGGGCCAGAGTCTGGAACGCCGCCACCGACGACACGCTGACCTTCTCGACTCCGGGCCAGCCGAGCCAGAGCACCACCGTCTCGCACCCGAGCAACATCGACCCGTTCAGCTACACGCCTTTGGTGGCCGTTGCAGGTAAGAGCTTGCCCTTGAAAGCCTGTGTGACGATCTCGCCGGGCAAGGTCGTCGAGTGCTACACGGCACCGCCGCCCTGA
- a CDS encoding LacI family DNA-binding transcriptional regulator has product MTGTATLAEIAREAGVSTPTVSKVLNGRADVAPATRERIEELLRRHGYRRRRSATQASPLLELVFHELESAWAMEVIRGVENVVREEGLSVVLSESSGRLSLGQSWMDGVLARRPMGVVLVLSGLDRAQQEQLASRDIPFVVMDPAGDPGQDVPAVGATNWHGGLAATRHLLELGHRRIGVISGPARMMCSRARTDGYRAALETAGIAYDPGLVREGDFHHEAGHVAGLELLRLPDRPTAVFTGNDLQALGLYEAAREIGLRIPEDLSVVGFDDLPLARWVGPPLTTVRQPLTEMAEVATRMVLDLARGRRPSTLRVDLATSLVERSSTMRPRAAGR; this is encoded by the coding sequence GTGACCGGGACGGCGACACTGGCGGAGATCGCCCGCGAGGCCGGCGTCTCGACCCCGACCGTTTCGAAAGTGCTGAACGGCAGGGCCGACGTGGCCCCGGCCACCCGGGAGCGCATCGAGGAGCTGCTGCGCCGGCACGGCTACCGCCGGCGCCGCAGTGCCACGCAGGCGTCACCGCTGCTGGAGCTGGTCTTCCACGAGCTGGAGAGCGCCTGGGCGATGGAGGTCATCCGCGGCGTCGAGAACGTGGTGCGCGAGGAGGGCCTCAGCGTCGTGCTGTCCGAGTCGTCCGGGCGGCTCAGCCTCGGCCAGTCCTGGATGGACGGCGTGCTGGCGCGTCGGCCGATGGGCGTGGTCCTGGTGCTGTCCGGGCTGGACCGGGCGCAGCAGGAGCAACTGGCCAGCCGCGACATCCCGTTCGTGGTCATGGACCCGGCCGGCGACCCCGGCCAGGACGTGCCGGCCGTGGGCGCGACCAACTGGCACGGCGGCCTGGCCGCGACCCGACACCTGCTGGAGCTGGGGCACCGGCGGATCGGCGTGATCTCCGGACCGGCCCGGATGATGTGCAGCCGGGCCCGGACCGACGGCTACCGGGCGGCGCTGGAGACCGCCGGGATCGCGTACGACCCGGGCCTGGTCCGCGAGGGCGACTTCCACCACGAGGCCGGACATGTCGCCGGACTGGAACTGCTGCGCCTGCCGGACCGGCCCACCGCCGTGTTCACCGGCAACGACCTGCAGGCGCTGGGCCTGTACGAGGCCGCCCGGGAGATCGGGCTGCGGATCCCGGAGGACCTGAGCGTGGTCGGCTTCGACGACCTGCCGCTGGCGCGCTGGGTGGGGCCGCCGCTCACCACGGTGCGCCAGCCGCTGACCGAGATGGCCGAGGTGGCCACCCGGATGGTGCTCGACCTGGCGCGCGGCAGGAGGCCGAGCACCCTTCGGGTGGATCTGGCCACCAGCCTGGTGGAGCGCAGCAGCACCATGCGGCCGCGGGCGGCCGGGCGCTGA
- a CDS encoding N-acetyltransferase: MNTALTSSSGAREPVILDATGLTSDPDLGAGFAESAHAILADLVRGGAALGWVEPPSRDEASELLGHVISAAHAGDAALRAAYLDRRLVGLGYWLRYARPTHRPHADLEKIAVAPAAHGRGIGRALTADLIGDARRAGIEVLTLDARGDNGNALHLYRSLGFSEYGRLPDFVAVGARRFDKVFYMLDLRQEGYVHGAEISRMRASSPEP; encoded by the coding sequence ATGAATACGGCCCTGACCAGCAGCAGTGGAGCCCGTGAGCCCGTGATCCTCGACGCGACGGGGCTGACGTCCGATCCGGACCTCGGGGCCGGATTCGCGGAGTCGGCTCACGCCATCCTTGCGGATCTGGTCCGTGGCGGGGCTGCGCTCGGTTGGGTCGAACCTCCGTCGCGTGATGAGGCGTCGGAACTCCTCGGTCACGTCATCTCGGCGGCACACGCAGGTGACGCCGCCCTGCGGGCGGCCTACCTCGACCGTCGACTGGTCGGGCTGGGGTACTGGTTGCGCTACGCGCGACCGACCCATCGCCCGCACGCCGACCTGGAGAAGATCGCGGTGGCCCCGGCTGCCCATGGTCGCGGCATCGGTCGGGCACTCACGGCCGACTTGATCGGTGACGCCAGGCGGGCCGGGATCGAGGTCCTCACCCTGGACGCCCGTGGCGACAACGGCAACGCCCTGCACCTCTACCGGTCGTTGGGCTTCAGCGAATACGGACGTCTGCCCGACTTCGTCGCCGTCGGCGCCCGCCGCTTCGACAAGGTCTTCTACATGCTGGACCTCCGCCAGGAGGGGTACGTCCATGGGGCTGAAATCTCGCGCATGCGTGCGAGTTCGCCCGAGCCCTGA
- a CDS encoding carbohydrate ABC transporter permease — MRQRPNYLAGFGSLVWLFLVGLPLYVMLTATLRTQSDYSTSGPLSFPTHLTLQNYLDDFSNGFGRDFLNTIVVTLSVVAIVLLVVPPLAYAITRSRHRTMSTVFRIFLLGLAIPAQAVIVPMFYVISKAGLYDNLVGVILPTAAFSLPICTIILTGAMRDITSELYEAMAVDGASPARVFRQLVLPLSKGGLSTIVVFSALQAWNGFLFPLVLTQSDSTKVITLGLYNFQTEHGVDVPGLLSAVLLSMLPILVVYLFARRALVRGLMGVGGK, encoded by the coding sequence ATGCGGCAACGCCCCAACTACCTCGCCGGGTTCGGCTCGCTGGTCTGGCTCTTCCTGGTCGGCCTGCCGCTGTACGTGATGCTGACCGCGACGCTGCGCACCCAGTCCGACTACTCCACGTCCGGACCGCTCAGCTTCCCCACCCACCTGACCCTGCAGAACTACCTGGACGACTTCTCCAACGGCTTCGGCCGGGACTTCCTCAACACCATCGTGGTCACCCTGTCCGTGGTCGCCATCGTGCTGCTGGTGGTCCCGCCGCTGGCCTACGCCATCACCAGGAGCCGCCACCGCACCATGAGCACGGTCTTCCGGATCTTCCTGCTCGGCCTGGCCATTCCCGCGCAGGCGGTGATCGTGCCGATGTTCTACGTCATCAGCAAGGCGGGCCTGTACGACAACCTGGTCGGCGTCATCCTGCCCACCGCGGCTTTCTCCCTGCCCATCTGCACCATCATCCTGACCGGCGCGATGCGCGACATCACCTCCGAGCTGTACGAGGCGATGGCAGTTGACGGAGCGTCACCGGCGCGGGTCTTTCGGCAGCTGGTGCTGCCGCTGTCCAAGGGCGGCCTGTCCACCATCGTCGTCTTCTCCGCGCTGCAGGCCTGGAACGGATTCCTCTTCCCGCTGGTGCTGACCCAGTCCGACTCCACCAAGGTGATCACCCTGGGCCTCTACAACTTCCAGACCGAGCACGGGGTCGACGTCCCCGGTCTGCTCAGCGCCGTGCTGCTGTCCATGCTGCCCATCCTGGTCGTCTACCTGTTCGCCCGCCGCGCCCTGGTCCGCGGGCTCATGGGGGTCGGCGGAAAGTGA